From one Candidatus Kaelpia aquatica genomic stretch:
- a CDS encoding ABC transporter ATP-binding protein translates to MDNILELKNISSGYQGKIVIEDIDFKVKKGEFIGLIGPNGAGKTTLFKTLMGILKPEKGEILYKERDLAGIDIKERAKRIAFLPQIFETRFSYTVEEFITMGRFPHQDGLSTYSKRDLERVKDVIERFSLTEIQGRRIDEISGGELQRVLFAQSIAQDPELLLLDEPTTHLDIGHQLDIMNAISDLNREGLTVITILHDLNISAEFCDRLILMDKGRVVRDGEPSFVMDYSIIE, encoded by the coding sequence TTGGATAATATCTTAGAATTAAAAAATATATCTTCTGGCTATCAGGGTAAAATAGTTATAGAGGATATTGATTTTAAAGTTAAGAAAGGAGAATTTATAGGTTTAATTGGTCCTAACGGGGCAGGTAAGACTACTCTTTTCAAGACCCTTATGGGTATATTAAAACCTGAAAAGGGTGAGATCTTATATAAAGAGAGAGATCTAGCAGGTATAGATATTAAAGAGAGAGCAAAGAGAATAGCGTTCCTGCCTCAGATATTTGAAACCAGGTTCTCATATACAGTGGAGGAGTTTATTACAATGGGGAGATTTCCTCATCAGGATGGGCTCAGTACTTATTCTAAGAGAGATTTAGAGAGAGTTAAAGATGTTATTGAGAGATTCTCATTGACTGAAATACAGGGCCGCAGGATAGATGAGATCTCAGGCGGTGAACTTCAAAGAGTGTTATTTGCTCAGAGTATTGCCCAGGATCCGGAATTATTGCTTTTGGATGAACCCACAACCCATCTTGATATAGGACATCAGCTTGATATTATGAATGCTATAAGCGATCTTAACAGAGAAGGGCTTACTGTGATTACAATATTACATGATTTAAATATCTCTGCAGAGTTTTGCGATCGGCTTATTCTTATGGATAAAGGTAGAGTGGTCAGAGATGGAGAACCCTCTTTTGTTATGGACTACAGTATAATAGAAG